A part of Cannabis sativa cultivar Pink pepper isolate KNU-18-1 chromosome 6, ASM2916894v1, whole genome shotgun sequence genomic DNA contains:
- the LOC115694870 gene encoding UDP-glycosyltransferase 43-like, which produces MQNHVFLIATPGIGLLTPTVEFARRLINRYPNRLTATVLLIPVPQWPTIHSYIQSLHATSSPSLNFLLLPFVEPPSPDQFPSYVANITALVDQQKVNIRNAIVSESKKRRVVGLIVDLFCTFAADVANDLDVPSYLFYPSPAAFLSYELELPISNSNLTSDESLTELTLRGFANSVPRRVLLRSEMERCKNGGFSVHVDHACKFTQMKGIIVNTVQELEPFALDSLVSNGAPKIFPIGPVLNLNGSGEWNLNGAPKERVISWLDNQPKSSVVFLCFGSWGNLSGPQVNEIAIGLERSGLRFLWALRKPSKSEINPSIDFSNFEGVLPNRFLERTAKIGLVCGWVPQMTILTHQAIGGFVSHCGWNSTLESLWCGVPLATWPVFAEQHMNAFLIAKELGLSSEIRLDYEDGVDLVSAEEVEKGVKKLMESDNILRVRVKDMRDKCRVAMEENGSSYSFLGDLVEELTSHN; this is translated from the coding sequence atgcaaaATCACGTATTCTTAATCGCCACTCCAGGAATCGGCCTTCTAACCCCAACCGTCGAATTTGCTCGCCGCCTAATTAACCGTTATCCCAACCGTCTAACCGCCACAGTACTCCTAATCCCGGTCCCACAATGGCCCACCATCCATTCCTACATCCAATCACTCCACGCCACGTCATCACCATCACTTAACTTCCTCCTCCTCCCTTTTGTGGAGCCACCCTCACCCGATCAATTCCCCTCTTACGTGGCCAATATAACTGCGCTTGTTGACCAGCAAAAAGTCAACATAAGAAACGCGATTGTTTCCGAGTCAAAAAAACGACGAGTCGTCGGGCTGATCGTTGACTTGTTCTGTACTTTCGCTGCTGACGTGGCAAACGACTTAGATGTTCCTTCTTACCTATTTTACCCTTCTCCCGCGGCTTTTCTCAGCTACGAACTCGAGTTGCCGATTTCGAACTCGAATCTCACTTCTGACGAGTCACTCACTGAGTTAACTCTTCGTGGGTTTGCTAACTCGGTTCCTCGACGAGTTCTTCTCCGGTCGGAGATGGAGCGGTGTAAAAATGGTGGGTTTTCTGTCCATGTGGACCATGCTTGTAAATTTACCCAAATGAAGGGTATTATTGTAAATACAGTGCAAGAGTTGGAACCTTTCGCTTTGGACTCGCTCGTGTCCAATGGAGCCCCGAAGATTTTTCCTATTGGGCCTGTTTTGAATCTAAACGGGTCGGGTGAATGGAATTTAAATGGAGCCCCGAAAGAGAGAGTGATTAGCTGGCTCGATAACCAACCCAAATCTTCAGTGGTATTCTTGTGTTTTGGAAGTTGGGGTAATTTAAGTGGGCCTCAAGTGAATGAGATTGCAATTGGGCTTGAACGATCTGGGCTTCGATTCTTATGGGCCTTGCGTAAGCCGTCTAAGTCTGAAATAAATCCTTCAATTgacttttcaaattttgaaggAGTATTACCCAATAGATTCTTGGAACGAACGGCTAAGATTGGCTTGGTGTGTGGATGGGTCCCGCAAATGACTATCCTCACACACCAAGCCATCGGAGGGTTCGTGTCTCATTGTGGTTGGAACTCAACTCTCGAAAGCTTATGGTGCGGTGTGCCACTTGCCACGTGGCCAGTTTTCGCTGAGCAACATATGAATGCTTTTCTAATAGCGAAAGAGTTGGGATTATCGAGTGAGATTAGGTTGGATTATGAAGACGGTGTCGATTTGGTTTCGGCCGAGGAGGTTGAGAAAGGAGTAAAGAAGTTGATGGAGAGTGATAACATTTTGAGGGTAAGAGTAAAAGATATGAGAGATAAATGTAGGGTAGCCATGGAAGAAAATGGATCTTCTTACTCATTTTTGGGTGATTTGGTTGAGGAATTAACATCACATAATTga
- the LOC115724626 gene encoding pathogenesis-related protein PR-1 gives MAKPHLFFILFTSLLLIIITNNSIAQQTQITNKKQQYPTKAPVMPNNETIYRVSKQLCWGCVRESLEFLFEHNLARAKKWELPLAWDGQLQKYAQWWASQRRSDCKLQHSFPEGDFKLGENIFWGSGSDWTPSNAVDAWTDEEKYYNYEANSCAEGQMCGHYTQVVWRSTRRIGCARVVCDDGDVFITCNYDPVGNYVGERPY, from the coding sequence ATGGCCAAACCCCATTTGTTCTTCATTCTCTTCACATCTCTACtactcatcatcatcaccaacaACAGCATAGCCCAACAAACTCAAATAACCAACAAAAAACAACAATACCCAACAAAAGCACCAGTAATGCCTAACAACGAGACGATATACAGAGTTTCGAAGCAGTTATGTTGGGGCTGCGTAAGGGAGTCACTAGAGTTTTTATTCGAGCACAACTTGGCACGTGCCAAGAAATGGGAGCTGCCCTTAGCGTGGGACGGGCAGCTCCAAAAGTACGCTCAGTGGTGGGCCTCACAAAGAAGATCTGATTGTAAATTACAACACTCGTTTCCCGAGGGGGATTTTAAGTTAGGTGAGAATATATTTTGGGGAAGCGGGTCGGATTGGACGCCGAGCAACGCAGTGGATGCGTGGACCGATGAGGAGAAGTATTACAATTACGAGGCGAATAGTTGCGCCGAGGGGCAGATGTGTGGGCATTACACGCAGGTTGTGTGGCGGAGCACTAGGAGGATTGGGTGTGCTAGAGTTGTTTGTGACGATGGTGATGTTTTCATTACTTGTAATTATGATCCTGTGGGGAATTATGTTGGTGAAAGAccttattaa
- the LOC115725001 gene encoding uncharacterized protein LOC115725001 encodes MIAVNPPPPPLKFSVHRPDCNPNPTRLHHHRNNHHHHRYRRFDCCFALSSLRRSGNLMFPGNWSWPPDFIYGRRGGSSYNRIEDELRAEASSSVGGGEDVYNDRAKPEHLVIMVNGINGSDADWRYAAGQFVERLPDKVFVHCSACNYAKLTFDGVDTMGERLAEEVLSVVSENPRMRKISFVAHSLGGLVARYAIGSLYKSVPKSEPSCINGNHLNEENTNTLMPSLGQCQGKIAGLEPMNFVTVATPHLGSIGHKQLPFLCGLSFLEKSAPQTAHLIVGRSGKHLFLTDNDDKKPLLLRMVNDCDDLKFISALRVFKRRVAYANANYDHMVGWRTSSIRRQSELPKSDQLVVSDITYPHIVRIERESSHYEHNGVPSEEMLGWEEEMIRGLTQVSWERVDVSFQKSRQRFIAHNTIQVKRYWLNSDGVDVVRHIIDNFLL; translated from the exons ATGATCGCCGTCAATCCTCCTCCGCCGCCACTCAAATTCTCAGTTCACCGACCCGATTGCAACCCCAACCCGACCCGGTTACATCACCACCGCaacaaccaccaccaccatcgcTATCGCCGCTTTGACTGTTGCTTCGCCTTGAGCTCGCTGAGGCGATCGGGGAACCTCATGTTCCCCGGTAATTGGTCATGGCCGCCGGATTTCATCTACGGAAGGCGTGGTGGCTCGTCGTACAACCGAATCGAAGATGAGTTGAGAGCCGAAGCTAGTAGCAGCGTCGGCGGTGGTGAGGATGTTTATAATGATAGGGCTAAACCTGAGCATCTTGTTATTATGGTCAATGGAATTAATGGAAG TGATGCAGATTGGAGATATGCTGCAGGCCAATTTGTCGAGAGGCTTCCTGATAAAGTATTTGTACACT GCAGTGCATGTAACTATGCAAAATTAACATTTGATGGTGTTGACACTATGGGTGAGAGGCTTGCTGAAGAG GTGTTGTCTGTTGTTTCTGAAAATCCTAGGATGCGGAAAATTTCCTTTGTAGCTCATTCTTTAGGGGGCCTTGTAGCAAGGTATGCTATCGGAAGTCTGTATAAATCTGTTCCAAAATCAGAGCCTTCATGTATAAATGGAAATCACTTAAATGAAGAAAACACAAACACTTTAATGCCTAGCCTTGGCCAATGCCAAGGTAAAATTGCTGGGTTGGAGCCCATGAACTTTGTAACCGTTGCAACTCCACATCTTGGTTCAATAGGACACAAACAG cTACCCTTTCTTTGTGGTCTTTCTTTTCTTGAGAAAAGTGCTCCACAAACTGCACACTTGATTGTTGGGAGGTCAGGGAAGCATCTCTTCCTTACGGATAATGATGATAAAAAGCCCCTTCTACTAAGAATGGTTAATGACTGCGATGACCTAAAGTTCAT ATCAGCATTACGTGTATTCAAACGTCGTGTGGCATATGCAAATGCAAATTATGATC ACATGGTTGGTTGGAGAACATCATCCATAAGGCGTCAAAGTGAACTTCCAAAG TCAGATCAACTTGTTGTGTCTGATATAACATATCCACATATTGTACGTATTGAGCGAGAGAGCTCTCACTATGAGCATAATGGAGTGCCTTCAGAAGAGATGCTTGGTTGGGAAG AGGAGATGATCAGAGGTCTCACTCAAGTATCTTGGGAGCGCGTAGATGTTAGCTTCCAAAAGAGCAGACAAAGATTCATTGCTCACAATACAATCCAG GTGAAGAGGTATTGGTTGAATTCCGATGGTGTTGACGTGGTTCGCCATATTATAGATAACTTCCTTCTATAG